The following coding sequences are from one Vicugna pacos chromosome 11, VicPac4, whole genome shotgun sequence window:
- the TECTB gene encoding beta-tectorin: MVLRAFVLLVVFAEASARSCTPSKADVILVFCYPKTIITKIPECPYGWEVHQLALGGLCYNGVHEGGYYQFVIPDLSPKNKSYCGTQSEYKPPIYHFYSHIVSNDSTVIVKNQPVNYSFSCTYHSTYLVNQAAFDQRVATVHVKNGSMGTFESQLSLNFYTNAKFSTKKEAPFVLETSEIGSDLFAGVEAKGLSIRFKVVLNSCWATPSADFMYPLQWQLINKGCPTDETVLVHENGKDHRATFQFNAFRFQNVPKLSKVWLHCETFICDSEKLSCPVTCDKRKRLLRDQTGGVLVVELSLRSRGFSSLYSFSDVLYHLLVMLGICAVL; encoded by the exons ATGGTGCTGAGGGCCTTTGTCCTGCTGGTCGTCTTTGCAGAAGCCTCTGCGAGATCGTGCACTCCAAGTAAAGCAG ATGTCATTCTTGTGTTTTGTTATCCCAAAACGATCATCACCAAAATCCCCGAATGTCCCTATGGATGGGAGGTACATCAGCTGGCGCTCGGTGGGCTGTGTTACAACGGGGTCCACGAGGGAGGCTACTATCAATTTGTCATCCCAGATCTGTCACCTAAAAACAAGTCCTATTGTGGAACCCAGTCCGAG TACAAGCCCCCCATCTACCACTTCTACAGCCACATTGTTTCCAACGACAGCACAGTGATTGTAAAAAACCAGCCCGTGAACTACTCCTTCTCCTGCACCTACCACTCCACCTACTTGGTGAACCAGGCTGCCTTTGACCAGAG AGTGGCCACTGTCCATGTGAAGAACGGGAGCATGGGCACATTTGAAAGCCAGTTGTCCCTCAACTTCTATACT AATGCCAAGTTCTCCACTAAGAAAGAAGCACCCTTTGTCCTGGAGACATCCGAAATCGGTTCAGATCTGTTTGCAGGAGTAGAAGCCAAAGGGTTAAGCATTAG gTTTAAAGTGGTTTTGAACAGCTGTTGGGCCACACCCTCGGCTGATTTCATGTATCCCTTGCAATGGCAGCTGATCAACAAGGG CTGCCCCACGGATGAAACAGTCCTCGTACACGAGAACGGGAAAGATCACAGGGCAACCTTCCAATTCAACGCTTTCCGGTTCCAGAACGTCCCCAAACTGTCCAAGGTGTGGTTACACTGCGAGACATTCATCTGTGACAGTGAGAAGCTCTCCTGCCCAGTG ACTTGTGACAAACGGAAACGCCTCCTCCGGGACCAGACCGGGGGCGTCCTGGTTGTGGAGCTCTCCCTCCGCA GCAGGGGATTCTCCAGCCTCTATAGCTTCTCAG ATGTTCTCTATCACCTCCTCGTGATGCTGGGGATTTGTGCTGTCCTGTAA